ACGATCACAGGTATTGGGGGGATCAACCGATGGGTTCAATCAAGCCGTAGTCCCCATCGCGTCTCCGATACAGCACGTTGACCTCGTGGGTCCGAGCATTTCGGAATACAAAAAAATTATGGCCCAACAGACTCATCTGTACTGCCGCTTCGTCAGGAGCGAGCGGTTTGACGGCAAAGCGCTTCGTTTTCACGATACGGGGGTCGTCGTCAGTCAACGATTCGCCCTCGGTCGGCACGGCCGCTTCCGAGGCGTGCGACCGTCCCCGACCTCGGCCGGAGTGCTCGACGATTTTGTCCTTATAGCGAAGGATCTGGCGCTCCAGCTTGTCCGCCACCAGATCAATGGCCGAGTAGAGATCGGAGCTCGATTCTTCCCCGCGAATCGTGTGCTCCCGCACATGCAGCGTCACCTCCGCGATCTGTCGATGCTTCTCAACCGACAGGATGACGTGGACCGAGGTAATCTGATTGACGAACTTTTGCAGGCGCGCGATCTTCTCTTCCGCGTAGCGTCTGAGGGCGTCGGTCATCTCAATGTTGCGGGTCGTAAGGGTCATTTGCATCAGTAGACTCCTCATCAGAGAATGGATTGCCTCTGTACCGTATTAGACGTAGCGGCGTTGATTGGATGACGGGATCTTGAGCTGACCTCGATACTTAGCCACGGTCCGACGGGCGATCTCAACCCCGTGCATCCTCGCCAGTATCTCCACGATCTTCTGATCGCTCAGCGGCTTGCTCGAGTCTTCCTCCGTCAGATATCGGCGGACCAAGTCTCTCACCCGACGAGACGACACCACCTCGCCGACGGTCGACGGTACCCCACGATGAAAAAAGTATTTCAAACCGAAGAGACCTTGCGGGGTCTGGACATACTTATTCGACGTCACCCGACTGATGGTCGATTCATGCATGGAAATGTCATCGGCCACCTCCCGGAGCGTCAGCGGCTTCAGATGCGAAATCCCGTACTCAAAGAACTCTCTCTGGTATTTGACCAGACTTTCAGTAACCTTGATCAGCGTCCGTTTTCGTTGTTCGATGCTGCGGATAAACCAGAGCGCGGAGCGCATCTTTTCTTCGACGTACCCCTTGGCCTCACGCGGCGCAAGCGCCTGCTTGGAGAGGATCTGCCGGTAGTAGCGGCTGACCCGAAGACGC
Above is a genomic segment from Candidatus Methylomirabilota bacterium containing:
- the raiA gene encoding ribosome-associated translation inhibitor RaiA → MQMTLTTRNIEMTDALRRYAEEKIARLQKFVNQITSVHVILSVEKHRQIAEVTLHVREHTIRGEESSSDLYSAIDLVADKLERQILRYKDKIVEHSGRGRGRSHASEAAVPTEGESLTDDDPRIVKTKRFAVKPLAPDEAAVQMSLLGHNFFVFRNARTHEVNVLYRRRDGDYGLIEPIG